From a single Notolabrus celidotus isolate fNotCel1 chromosome 7, fNotCel1.pri, whole genome shotgun sequence genomic region:
- the LOC117816552 gene encoding girdin-like isoform X2: MESGVFLPCLDQFMLSPLVTWVKTFMPNDGGMHLDFSELLDGVFLIDIMTEINPSTSQEVNKVSRDPSQRIQNLSFLVQQIKTFYLENLRQLIMIPLPNVLLLGRTPYSEQSLEEIKKLLLLLLGCAVQSEKKEEYIERIQTLDFDTKAAIAAHIQELTHSQENVLDLHWLDSSEVHLDELEAGARNMARHLRHLLDQRDTYVETIAELVQEKEGVVSLLSSPSSPHSASFSPSMQQQQQAGTQQHLAVELADSKAKIRRLRQELEEKSEQILDSRHEQENMEAELKRIQLENSQLLVDARAARTYRDELDALRERAIKADKLESEVGRYREQLHKIEFYKAKVEELKEDNRVLQETKEVLEDQLEGWRARSDKIHQLEKHSLLLKGRIHDMEQEREGDRRRIEELQEENLALCLAQRRSMEESQHLGWELEQLSKTTENSQGQQTLSEEVSERTCSRMLKLEKENQSLLRTIEQLRTASLKISSEQKHRQHLQCHHVSDSKNCTSSAGESTGFHASCPLEKCTNAIRQSGDLNHHQPLRAEEADGVQSEILLTANPHLHVREKGQLEDGDGGDGFKELMSDLEVLENNHNRFHCFVGSRDHSSGSKSSSPCHDSILTGLPTRSSYANKHTQRLEAKCRSLDTFNQHLQTCLDNTDRKVQRLEAEVQELEAENHSLQATLEELRISTRRLEQLEAEKQSLEQETAVLEREKRQLEKENRRLRQQAEIQEANLDSSNVCMASLEREMRFLVKEVEGLRETAERVKGLEGDNRELSKQAAIDQRTLATLREELVSEKLKTQQRDNEVERLAHELEMKVLNLEITQHAEPGTPDNRFKMLESEFESSLKISLQIKEDKMAALEARLQESSCLNQQLRQELKSVKLSYEALQQRHEEERSASSPSPPRETGRVMSEWLRESQEATKELLKLKDRLIEVERNNATLEAERQAIHAQLKQLESQSHSQQAQVLALQRQAASLQENNTALQTQNANLQVEKSTLNSQSASLMAQNAQLQQQQSGTESERDSAIREREELRGVHEQLLRDHERLAALHERQAMEYEVLMGKHGCLKNVHRTLELEHRTMQDRYNSLLQKRTKLEDLEKALKEEQMRMALEKEQHRTTAAECCRLRDEKDWLNQTYHQLLKDNEVLTADHKQLKGQLNEAKLEHTWLEADFSKLKKEFQQLDITSTKLTNQCELLGQLKGNLEEENRHLLSQIETLMLQNRTLLEQTMESKDLFHVEERQYIDKLNDLRRQKEKLEEKIMDQYKFYEPSPPRRRGNWIAHKLKKLIKSSSRDHGLDPQHTPTHSGVGVLESQLPCLDNGSFISSDGSGGSTSAGDVISPHRHSTTLKMFPRMRNRMKDRDKVKSLFRRSMSLSSLVNPSAPFEEKQWAKSSERLEDSEIAVEEDTENALTSSLTTSILSILHLNHHTTPPCGPIVTITTTTTTTDSADTAVGVPELWVTDKDSNDSAVPSGFEDDELQNNVVNGVQSRAQSESSGEFSMSLENEPWSNGSSPVQQPPSRRSSSSSQQPADTSTPRHMQRKQQHKEKAATLPVINSQKLDMQSVQRQKEPGLSQDFWLTRGTKSIRRGSRAKVTRRSSDTGNTDKTNPEPSGMNPKLGSNEVEATRASACSPITVLYVQGKSSSMSGCLNCFSTPLGKEGRLRGPRSPKSLPRASSVISTAEGSSRRSSVNSDCRVTVKTEPLSVQAQEDNNQEKTVTEEQPESDTKRSEPEPIPPVKPPRDPTVVVPSDSKTPVQESLFDPSFTFNSVFSNTIFSDSVVTTTSSLDDLGKKQTLPCLDQSLVENCPLEKKEFVLHTPQTETLSMENEKIQTAEHSAGLEEKDKLHTIA, translated from the exons GAGAATCTGAGACAATTAATCATGATTCCTTTGCCAAATGTGCTGCTGCTTGGCAGGACTCCTTACTCTG AACAGAGTCTGGAGGAAATAAAGAAGCTCTTACTGCTGCTGTTGGGATGTGCAGTGCAG agtgaaaagaaagaggagtACATCGAGAGGATCCAGACGCTTGACTTTGACACCAAAGCTGCCATAGCTGCACATATACAAGAG TTGACTCACAGTCAGGAGAATGTTCTGGACCTGCATTGGTTGGACTCCAGTGAGGTGCACCTGGATGAGCTGGAAGCCGGGGCGAGGAACATGGCAAGGCACCTCCGACATCTGCTGGACCAGAGGGACACCTACGTCGAA ACTATAGCAGAGCTAGTGCAGGAGAAGGAAGGTGTGGTGAGCTTGCTCAGTAGCCCCTCCAGCCCGCATTCAGCCAGCTTCTCTCccagcatgcagcagcagcagcaggccggGACACAGCAACACCTAGCAGTGGAGCTAGCTGACTCAAAGGCCAAGATCAGACGACTTAGACAAGAACT agaggagaagagtgaGCAGATTCTGGACAGCAGACATGAGCAGGAGAACATGGAGGCAGAGCTGAAGAGGATCCAGCTGGAG AACTCCCAGCTGCTTGTGGACGCCCGTGCAGCTCGCACTTACCGTGACGAGCTGGACgccctgagagagagagccatAAAGGCAGACAAGCTGGAGAGTGAAGTGGGACGCTACAGGGAGCAACTGCACAAGATTGAGTTCTACAAGGCCAAAGTGGAG GAGCTGAAAGAGGATAACAGAGTGCTGCAGGAGACCAAAGAGGTGTTAGAGGACCAGTTGGAAGGCTGGAGAGCACGCTCTGATAAAATCCACCAGCTGGAGAAGCACAGCCTGCTGCTAAAAGGCCGGATCCATGATATGGAACAG gagagggagggagatcgGAGGCGCattgaggagctgcaggaggagaaccTGGCTCTGTGTTTGGCTCAGAGGAGGAGTATGGAGGAGTCCCAGCACCTGGGTTGGGAGCTCGAGCAGCTTTCCAAGACCACTGAGAACTCTCAGG GCCAGCAGACTCTGAGCGAGGAGGTGAGTGAGCGGACCTGCAGTCGGATGCTGAAGCTGGAGAAGGAGAACCAAAGTCTCTTAAGGACCATTGAGCAACTCAGAACTGCCTCTCTGAAAATCAGttcagagcagaaacacagacagcacCTCCAGTGTCACCATGTCTCTGACAGTAAGAACTGTACCTCATCAGCAGGTGAAAGCACAGGGTTTCATGCCTCCTGCCCACTAGAAAAATGTACTAATGCAATCCGGCAGAGTGGAGATTTGAACCACCATCAGCCACTCCGTGCAGAAGAGGCAGATGGAGTCCAGAGTGAGATCCTCCTCACAGCTAATCCACACCTTCATGTTCGAGAGAAAGGACAGCTGGAGGATGGGGATGGTGGAGATGGTTTCAAAGAACTCATGTCTGATCTGGAAGTGTTAGAAAACAATCACAATCGATTCCATTGTTTTGTTGGATCACGTGATCACTCCTCTGGCTCAAAGAGCAGCAGTCCCTGCCATGACAGCATCCTCACAGGTCTGCCAACACGCTCCTCCTatgccaacaaacacacacagcggcTGGAGGCCAAGTGCAGATCTCTGGACACATTTAATCAGCATCTACAGACTTGTCTTGACAACACCG ACAGGAAAGTCCAGCGCCTGGAGGCAGAGGTTCAGGAGCTTGAGGCAGAGAACCACAGTCTGCAGGCCACTCTGGAAGAGCTGAGGATCTCTACGCGACGGCTGGAGCAACTGGAAGCAGAGAAGCAAAGCTTGGAGCAAGAAACTGCAGTcctggagagggagaagaggcaGCTGGAGAAAGAGAATCGACGACTCCGTCAGCAG GCTGAAATACAAGAAGCCAACTTAGACAGCAGCAACGTCTGCATGGCCAGCTTAGAGAGGGAGATGCGTTTCCTTGTGAAGGAGGTGGAAGGGTTAAGGGAGACTGCTGAGAGGGTCAAAGGCCTGGAAGGAGACAACAGAGAACTGAGCAAGCAAGCAGCTATCGACCAGAGGACCCTGGCCACGCTCAGAGAG GAGCTTGTGAGTGAAAAGCTGAAGACGCAGCAGAGAGATAATGAAGTGGAGAGACTCGCTCATGAGTTGGAAATGAAAGTGCTGAACCTGGAAATTACACAACATGCTGAACCAGGGACGCCAGACAACAG GTTCAAGATGCTGGAGTCAGAGTTCGAGTCTTCTCTGAAAATATCTCTTCAGATTAAAGAAGACAAGATGGCAGCTCTGGAGGCTCGTCTGCAGGAATCCTCCTGCCTGAACCAGCAGCTTCGACAGGAGCTCAAGAGT GTGAAACTGAGCTATGAGGCCCTGCAGCAGAGGCATGAGGAAGAGAGGTCAGCATCTAGTCCCAGCCCTCCAAGAGAGACGGGCAGGGTGATGAGCGAGTGGCTGCGTGAGAGCCAGGAGGCCACCAAGGAACTGCTGAAGCTCAAAGACCGTCTCATTGAAGTGGAGAGGAAT AATGCCACTCTGGAGGCAGAGCGCCAGGCTATACATGCCCAGCTGAAGCAGCTGGAGAGTCAGTCCCACAGTCAGCAGGCTCAGGTCCTCGCCCTGCAGAGGCAGGCTGCATCACTGCAGGAGAACAACACAGCCCTGCAGACACAAAATGCTAATCTGCAG GTTGAAAAATCCACCCTGAACTCACAGAGTGCCTCCCTCATGGCCCAGAAtgctcagctgcagcagcagcagtctgggACAGAGAGCGAGCGAGATAGCGCGATAAGAGAGCGCGAAGAGCTGCGTGGTGTTCACGAGCAGCTTCTTCGAGATCACGAACGACTGGCTGCCCTGCATGAGCGGCAGGCCATGGAGTACGAGGTCTTGATGGGCAAGCATGGCTGTCTGAAAAATGTACATCGCACCCTGGAGCTGGAGCATCGCACGATGCAGGACAG GTACAATAGCCTGCTACAGAAGAGGACAAAGCTAGAGGACCTGGAGAAGGCCCTGAAGGAGGAGCAGATGAGGATGGCTCTGGAGAAAGAGCAGCACAGGACCACGGCTGCTGAGTGCTGCAGACTCCGTGATGAGAAGGACTG GCTGAACCAGACATACCATCAGCTTCTGAAGGACAATGAGGTGCTGACAGCGGATCACAAGCAGCTGAAGGGCCAGCTGAATGAGGCCAAGCTGGAGCACACCTGGCTGGAGGCCGACTTCTCCAAACTCAAGAAGGAGTTTCAGCAGCTGGACATCACCTCCACAAAGCTCACCAACCAGTGTGAG TTGCTGGGGCAGCTAAAAGGCAACCTGGAAGAGGAGAATCGCCATCTGCTGAGCCAGATTGAGACCCTGATGCTACAGAACAGAACTTTGTTGGAGCAAACTATGGAGAGCAAGGATCTGTTTCATGTTGAGGAGCGACAGTATAT TGACAAGCTCAATGATCTGAGGAGGCAGAAAGAGAAGCTGGAAGAGAAGATAATGGACCAGTACAAGTTTTATGAGCCATCGCCCCCTCGCAG ACGAGGAAATTGGATAGCTCACAAACTGAAGAAGCTGATTAAGTCCAGTAGCCGTGATCATGGACTTGACCcccaacacacacccacacattcaGGTGTTGGTGTTCTTGAGTCCCAACTCCCCTGTCTCGACAACGGCTCCTTCATCAGCTCAGATGGCTCTGGAGGCTCCACCTCTGCAGGCGATGTCATCTCGCCTCACCGGCACAGCA CCACTCTGAAAATGTTCCCCCGCATGAGGAACAGGATGAAGGACAGAGACAAAGTCAAGTCCCTCTTCCGTCGTTCCATGT CCTTGAGCAGCTTGGTAAACCCCTCAGCTCCGTTTGAGGAGAAGCAGTGGGCAAAGAGTTCAGAGAGACTTGAAGACTCTGAGATTGCTGTAGAGGAGGACACGGAGAACGCATTGACCTCATCCCTAACCACATCCATCTTATCCATCCTCCACCTGAATCATCACACCACCCCGCCATGTGGCCCCATcgtcaccatcaccaccacaaccacaaccacTGACTCAGCCGACACTGCTGTAGGTGTTCCTGAGCTTTGGGTGACAG ACAAGGATTCGAATGACAGCGCTGTGCCATCTGGATTTGAGGACGACGAGCTTCAAAATAACG TGGTGAATGGTGTCCAGAGCCGAGCCCAAAGCGAGAGCAGTGGCGAGTTCAGCATGAGTCTGGAGAATGAGCCATGGTCAAATGGAAGCAGCCCCGTACAGCAGCCGCCATCAAgacgctcctcctcctcctcccagcaACCTGCTGATACCTCAACTCCTCGCCACAtgcagaggaagcagcagcacAAAGAGAAAGCTGCTACCCTGCCAGTCATCAACAGCCAGAAATTAGATATGCAGTCAGTGCAGAGGCAGAAGGAACCTGGGCTCTCTCAGGACTTCTGGCTCACAAGGGGTACAAAGAGTATCCGAAGGGGGTCAAGAGCAAAAGTGACACGTCGTTCATCAGATACAGGGAATACAGACAAGACGAACCCAGAGCCAAGTGGAATGAATCCCAAACTGGGCTCCAACGAAGTTGAAGCTACTCGAGCCTCAGCCTGTTCACCTATCACTGTGCTATATGTTCAGGGTAAGTCTTCATCAATGTCTGGTTGCCTCAACTGCTTCTCCACTCCTCTGGGAAAAGAGGGGCGTCTAAGAGGGCCACGGTCCCCAAAAAGTCTCCCCCGAGCCAGCAGTGTCATTTCCACTGCAGAGGGATCGTCCCGACGCTCGAGTGTCAACAGTGATTGCAGGGTGACAGTCAAGACTGAGCCGCTCTCTGTCCAGGCTCAAGAAGATAATAACCAAGAGAAAACAGTGACTGAGGAACAACCAGAATCAGACACCAAAAGGAGCGAGCCTGAACCCATTCCTCCTGTAAAACCTCCCAGAGACCCAACAGTTGTGGTTCCCTCAGACTCCAAAACCCCTGTGCAGGAGTCTCTTTTTGACCCCTCATTCACTTTTAACTCTGTCTTTTCAAACACCATCTTTAGTGATTCTGTGGTCACCACCACCTCTAGTCTTGATGACCTGGGTAAAAAACAGACCTTGCCCTGTCTGGATCAATCTCTGGTGGAAAACTGTCCACTTGAGAAAAAGGAGTTTGTCCTCCACActccacaaacagaaacactcagTATGGAGAATGAGAAGATTCAGACTGCAGAGCATTCAGCTGGGCTGGAGGAGAAGGACAAGCTACACACAATTGCATAA
- the LOC117816552 gene encoding girdin-like isoform X1, which yields MESGVFLPCLDQFMLSPLVTWVKTFMPNDGGMHLDFSELLDGVFLIDIMTEINPSTSQEVNKVSRDPSQRIQNLSFLVQQIKTFYLENLRQLIMIPLPNVLLLGRTPYSEQSLEEIKKLLLLLLGCAVQSEKKEEYIERIQTLDFDTKAAIAAHIQELTHSQENVLDLHWLDSSEVHLDELEAGARNMARHLRHLLDQRDTYVETIAELVQEKEGVVSLLSSPSSPHSASFSPSMQQQQQAGTQQHLAVELADSKAKIRRLRQELEEKSEQILDSRHEQENMEAELKRIQLENSQLLVDARAARTYRDELDALRERAIKADKLESEVGRYREQLHKIEFYKAKVEELKEDNRVLQETKEVLEDQLEGWRARSDKIHQLEKHSLLLKGRIHDMEQEREGDRRRIEELQEENLALCLAQRRSMEESQHLGWELEQLSKTTENSQGQQTLSEEVSERTCSRMLKLEKENQSLLRTIEQLRTASLKISSEQKHRQHLQCHHVSDSKNCTSSAGESTGFHASCPLEKCTNAIRQSGDLNHHQPLRAEEADGVQSEILLTANPHLHVREKGQLEDGDGGDGFKELMSDLEVLENNHNRFHCFVGSRDHSSGSKSSSPCHDSILTGLPTRSSYANKHTQRLEAKCRSLDTFNQHLQTCLDNTDRKVQRLEAEVQELEAENHSLQATLEELRISTRRLEQLEAEKQSLEQETAVLEREKRQLEKENRRLRQQAEIQEANLDSSNVCMASLEREMRFLVKEVEGLRETAERVKGLEGDNRELSKQAAIDQRTLATLREELVSEKLKTQQRDNEVERLAHELEMKVLNLEITQHAEPGTPDNRFKMLESEFESSLKISLQIKEDKMAALEARLQESSCLNQQLRQELKSVKLSYEALQQRHEEERSASSPSPPRETGRVMSEWLRESQEATKELLKLKDRLIEVERNNATLEAERQAIHAQLKQLESQSHSQQAQVLALQRQAASLQENNTALQTQNANLQVEKSTLNSQSASLMAQNAQLQQQQSGTESERDSAIREREELRGVHEQLLRDHERLAALHERQAMEYEVLMGKHGCLKNVHRTLELEHRTMQDRYNSLLQKRTKLEDLEKALKEEQMRMALEKEQHRTTAAECCRLRDEKDWLNQTYHQLLKDNEVLTADHKQLKGQLNEAKLEHTWLEADFSKLKKEFQQLDITSTKLTNQCELLGQLKGNLEEENRHLLSQIETLMLQNRTLLEQTMESKDLFHVEERQYIDKLNDLRRQKEKLEEKIMDQYKFYEPSPPRRRGNWIAHKLKKLIKSSSRDHGLDPQHTPTHSGVGVLESQLPCLDNGSFISSDGSGGSTSAGDVISPHRHSTTLKMFPRMRNRMKDRDKVKSLFRRSMSLSSLVNPSAPFEEKQWAKSSERLEDSEIAVEEDTENALTSSLTTSILSILHLNHHTTPPCGPIVTITTTTTTTDSADTAVGVPELWVTDKDSNDSAVPSGFEDDELQNNELCVPLPVVNGVQSRAQSESSGEFSMSLENEPWSNGSSPVQQPPSRRSSSSSQQPADTSTPRHMQRKQQHKEKAATLPVINSQKLDMQSVQRQKEPGLSQDFWLTRGTKSIRRGSRAKVTRRSSDTGNTDKTNPEPSGMNPKLGSNEVEATRASACSPITVLYVQGKSSSMSGCLNCFSTPLGKEGRLRGPRSPKSLPRASSVISTAEGSSRRSSVNSDCRVTVKTEPLSVQAQEDNNQEKTVTEEQPESDTKRSEPEPIPPVKPPRDPTVVVPSDSKTPVQESLFDPSFTFNSVFSNTIFSDSVVTTTSSLDDLGKKQTLPCLDQSLVENCPLEKKEFVLHTPQTETLSMENEKIQTAEHSAGLEEKDKLHTIA from the exons GAGAATCTGAGACAATTAATCATGATTCCTTTGCCAAATGTGCTGCTGCTTGGCAGGACTCCTTACTCTG AACAGAGTCTGGAGGAAATAAAGAAGCTCTTACTGCTGCTGTTGGGATGTGCAGTGCAG agtgaaaagaaagaggagtACATCGAGAGGATCCAGACGCTTGACTTTGACACCAAAGCTGCCATAGCTGCACATATACAAGAG TTGACTCACAGTCAGGAGAATGTTCTGGACCTGCATTGGTTGGACTCCAGTGAGGTGCACCTGGATGAGCTGGAAGCCGGGGCGAGGAACATGGCAAGGCACCTCCGACATCTGCTGGACCAGAGGGACACCTACGTCGAA ACTATAGCAGAGCTAGTGCAGGAGAAGGAAGGTGTGGTGAGCTTGCTCAGTAGCCCCTCCAGCCCGCATTCAGCCAGCTTCTCTCccagcatgcagcagcagcagcaggccggGACACAGCAACACCTAGCAGTGGAGCTAGCTGACTCAAAGGCCAAGATCAGACGACTTAGACAAGAACT agaggagaagagtgaGCAGATTCTGGACAGCAGACATGAGCAGGAGAACATGGAGGCAGAGCTGAAGAGGATCCAGCTGGAG AACTCCCAGCTGCTTGTGGACGCCCGTGCAGCTCGCACTTACCGTGACGAGCTGGACgccctgagagagagagccatAAAGGCAGACAAGCTGGAGAGTGAAGTGGGACGCTACAGGGAGCAACTGCACAAGATTGAGTTCTACAAGGCCAAAGTGGAG GAGCTGAAAGAGGATAACAGAGTGCTGCAGGAGACCAAAGAGGTGTTAGAGGACCAGTTGGAAGGCTGGAGAGCACGCTCTGATAAAATCCACCAGCTGGAGAAGCACAGCCTGCTGCTAAAAGGCCGGATCCATGATATGGAACAG gagagggagggagatcgGAGGCGCattgaggagctgcaggaggagaaccTGGCTCTGTGTTTGGCTCAGAGGAGGAGTATGGAGGAGTCCCAGCACCTGGGTTGGGAGCTCGAGCAGCTTTCCAAGACCACTGAGAACTCTCAGG GCCAGCAGACTCTGAGCGAGGAGGTGAGTGAGCGGACCTGCAGTCGGATGCTGAAGCTGGAGAAGGAGAACCAAAGTCTCTTAAGGACCATTGAGCAACTCAGAACTGCCTCTCTGAAAATCAGttcagagcagaaacacagacagcacCTCCAGTGTCACCATGTCTCTGACAGTAAGAACTGTACCTCATCAGCAGGTGAAAGCACAGGGTTTCATGCCTCCTGCCCACTAGAAAAATGTACTAATGCAATCCGGCAGAGTGGAGATTTGAACCACCATCAGCCACTCCGTGCAGAAGAGGCAGATGGAGTCCAGAGTGAGATCCTCCTCACAGCTAATCCACACCTTCATGTTCGAGAGAAAGGACAGCTGGAGGATGGGGATGGTGGAGATGGTTTCAAAGAACTCATGTCTGATCTGGAAGTGTTAGAAAACAATCACAATCGATTCCATTGTTTTGTTGGATCACGTGATCACTCCTCTGGCTCAAAGAGCAGCAGTCCCTGCCATGACAGCATCCTCACAGGTCTGCCAACACGCTCCTCCTatgccaacaaacacacacagcggcTGGAGGCCAAGTGCAGATCTCTGGACACATTTAATCAGCATCTACAGACTTGTCTTGACAACACCG ACAGGAAAGTCCAGCGCCTGGAGGCAGAGGTTCAGGAGCTTGAGGCAGAGAACCACAGTCTGCAGGCCACTCTGGAAGAGCTGAGGATCTCTACGCGACGGCTGGAGCAACTGGAAGCAGAGAAGCAAAGCTTGGAGCAAGAAACTGCAGTcctggagagggagaagaggcaGCTGGAGAAAGAGAATCGACGACTCCGTCAGCAG GCTGAAATACAAGAAGCCAACTTAGACAGCAGCAACGTCTGCATGGCCAGCTTAGAGAGGGAGATGCGTTTCCTTGTGAAGGAGGTGGAAGGGTTAAGGGAGACTGCTGAGAGGGTCAAAGGCCTGGAAGGAGACAACAGAGAACTGAGCAAGCAAGCAGCTATCGACCAGAGGACCCTGGCCACGCTCAGAGAG GAGCTTGTGAGTGAAAAGCTGAAGACGCAGCAGAGAGATAATGAAGTGGAGAGACTCGCTCATGAGTTGGAAATGAAAGTGCTGAACCTGGAAATTACACAACATGCTGAACCAGGGACGCCAGACAACAG GTTCAAGATGCTGGAGTCAGAGTTCGAGTCTTCTCTGAAAATATCTCTTCAGATTAAAGAAGACAAGATGGCAGCTCTGGAGGCTCGTCTGCAGGAATCCTCCTGCCTGAACCAGCAGCTTCGACAGGAGCTCAAGAGT GTGAAACTGAGCTATGAGGCCCTGCAGCAGAGGCATGAGGAAGAGAGGTCAGCATCTAGTCCCAGCCCTCCAAGAGAGACGGGCAGGGTGATGAGCGAGTGGCTGCGTGAGAGCCAGGAGGCCACCAAGGAACTGCTGAAGCTCAAAGACCGTCTCATTGAAGTGGAGAGGAAT AATGCCACTCTGGAGGCAGAGCGCCAGGCTATACATGCCCAGCTGAAGCAGCTGGAGAGTCAGTCCCACAGTCAGCAGGCTCAGGTCCTCGCCCTGCAGAGGCAGGCTGCATCACTGCAGGAGAACAACACAGCCCTGCAGACACAAAATGCTAATCTGCAG GTTGAAAAATCCACCCTGAACTCACAGAGTGCCTCCCTCATGGCCCAGAAtgctcagctgcagcagcagcagtctgggACAGAGAGCGAGCGAGATAGCGCGATAAGAGAGCGCGAAGAGCTGCGTGGTGTTCACGAGCAGCTTCTTCGAGATCACGAACGACTGGCTGCCCTGCATGAGCGGCAGGCCATGGAGTACGAGGTCTTGATGGGCAAGCATGGCTGTCTGAAAAATGTACATCGCACCCTGGAGCTGGAGCATCGCACGATGCAGGACAG GTACAATAGCCTGCTACAGAAGAGGACAAAGCTAGAGGACCTGGAGAAGGCCCTGAAGGAGGAGCAGATGAGGATGGCTCTGGAGAAAGAGCAGCACAGGACCACGGCTGCTGAGTGCTGCAGACTCCGTGATGAGAAGGACTG GCTGAACCAGACATACCATCAGCTTCTGAAGGACAATGAGGTGCTGACAGCGGATCACAAGCAGCTGAAGGGCCAGCTGAATGAGGCCAAGCTGGAGCACACCTGGCTGGAGGCCGACTTCTCCAAACTCAAGAAGGAGTTTCAGCAGCTGGACATCACCTCCACAAAGCTCACCAACCAGTGTGAG TTGCTGGGGCAGCTAAAAGGCAACCTGGAAGAGGAGAATCGCCATCTGCTGAGCCAGATTGAGACCCTGATGCTACAGAACAGAACTTTGTTGGAGCAAACTATGGAGAGCAAGGATCTGTTTCATGTTGAGGAGCGACAGTATAT TGACAAGCTCAATGATCTGAGGAGGCAGAAAGAGAAGCTGGAAGAGAAGATAATGGACCAGTACAAGTTTTATGAGCCATCGCCCCCTCGCAG ACGAGGAAATTGGATAGCTCACAAACTGAAGAAGCTGATTAAGTCCAGTAGCCGTGATCATGGACTTGACCcccaacacacacccacacattcaGGTGTTGGTGTTCTTGAGTCCCAACTCCCCTGTCTCGACAACGGCTCCTTCATCAGCTCAGATGGCTCTGGAGGCTCCACCTCTGCAGGCGATGTCATCTCGCCTCACCGGCACAGCA CCACTCTGAAAATGTTCCCCCGCATGAGGAACAGGATGAAGGACAGAGACAAAGTCAAGTCCCTCTTCCGTCGTTCCATGT CCTTGAGCAGCTTGGTAAACCCCTCAGCTCCGTTTGAGGAGAAGCAGTGGGCAAAGAGTTCAGAGAGACTTGAAGACTCTGAGATTGCTGTAGAGGAGGACACGGAGAACGCATTGACCTCATCCCTAACCACATCCATCTTATCCATCCTCCACCTGAATCATCACACCACCCCGCCATGTGGCCCCATcgtcaccatcaccaccacaaccacaaccacTGACTCAGCCGACACTGCTGTAGGTGTTCCTGAGCTTTGGGTGACAG ACAAGGATTCGAATGACAGCGCTGTGCCATCTGGATTTGAGGACGACGAGCTTCAAAATAACG AACTTTGTGTTCCTCTTCCAGTGGTGAATGGTGTCCAGAGCCGAGCCCAAAGCGAGAGCAGTGGCGAGTTCAGCATGAGTCTGGAGAATGAGCCATGGTCAAATGGAAGCAGCCCCGTACAGCAGCCGCCATCAAgacgctcctcctcctcctcccagcaACCTGCTGATACCTCAACTCCTCGCCACAtgcagaggaagcagcagcacAAAGAGAAAGCTGCTACCCTGCCAGTCATCAACAGCCAGAAATTAGATATGCAGTCAGTGCAGAGGCAGAAGGAACCTGGGCTCTCTCAGGACTTCTGGCTCACAAGGGGTACAAAGAGTATCCGAAGGGGGTCAAGAGCAAAAGTGACACGTCGTTCATCAGATACAGGGAATACAGACAAGACGAACCCAGAGCCAAGTGGAATGAATCCCAAACTGGGCTCCAACGAAGTTGAAGCTACTCGAGCCTCAGCCTGTTCACCTATCACTGTGCTATATGTTCAGGGTAAGTCTTCATCAATGTCTGGTTGCCTCAACTGCTTCTCCACTCCTCTGGGAAAAGAGGGGCGTCTAAGAGGGCCACGGTCCCCAAAAAGTCTCCCCCGAGCCAGCAGTGTCATTTCCACTGCAGAGGGATCGTCCCGACGCTCGAGTGTCAACAGTGATTGCAGGGTGACAGTCAAGACTGAGCCGCTCTCTGTCCAGGCTCAAGAAGATAATAACCAAGAGAAAACAGTGACTGAGGAACAACCAGAATCAGACACCAAAAGGAGCGAGCCTGAACCCATTCCTCCTGTAAAACCTCCCAGAGACCCAACAGTTGTGGTTCCCTCAGACTCCAAAACCCCTGTGCAGGAGTCTCTTTTTGACCCCTCATTCACTTTTAACTCTGTCTTTTCAAACACCATCTTTAGTGATTCTGTGGTCACCACCACCTCTAGTCTTGATGACCTGGGTAAAAAACAGACCTTGCCCTGTCTGGATCAATCTCTGGTGGAAAACTGTCCACTTGAGAAAAAGGAGTTTGTCCTCCACActccacaaacagaaacactcagTATGGAGAATGAGAAGATTCAGACTGCAGAGCATTCAGCTGGGCTGGAGGAGAAGGACAAGCTACACACAATTGCATAA